One Pseudomonas sp. MH9.2 DNA segment encodes these proteins:
- the sucC gene encoding ADP-forming succinate--CoA ligase subunit beta, whose product MNLHEYQGKQLFAEYGLPVSKGYAVDTPEAAAEACDKIGGTEWVVKAQVHAGGRGKAGGVKLVRSKEEAKAFAQQWLGKRLVTYQTDANGQPVTKILVETCTDIAKELYLGAVVDRSSRRIVFMASTEGGVDIEKIANDTPEKILKATIDPLVGAQPFQGRDLAFQLGLKGDQIKQFTNIFVGLAKLFQDYDLALLEVNPLVIKADGNLHCLDAKINIDPNAVYRQPKLKAFHDPSQDDPREAHAAKFELNYVALEGNIGCMVNGAGLAMGTMDIVNLHGGKPANFLDVGGGATKERVTEAFKIILSDSNVAAVLVNIFGGIVRCDMIAEGIIGAVKEVGVKIPVVVRLEGNNAELGAKVLAESGLNIIAATSLTDAAQQVVKAAEGK is encoded by the coding sequence ATGAATCTTCACGAATATCAGGGTAAGCAGCTCTTCGCTGAATACGGCCTGCCAGTATCCAAAGGCTACGCAGTAGACACCCCGGAAGCAGCAGCAGAAGCTTGCGATAAAATTGGCGGGACCGAATGGGTCGTCAAAGCCCAGGTTCACGCGGGTGGTCGCGGTAAAGCGGGTGGCGTAAAGCTGGTTCGTAGCAAAGAAGAAGCCAAGGCTTTCGCTCAACAGTGGTTGGGCAAGCGTCTGGTGACTTATCAGACTGATGCCAATGGTCAGCCAGTCACCAAGATCCTGGTTGAAACCTGCACCGACATCGCCAAAGAGCTGTACCTGGGCGCTGTAGTGGATCGTTCGAGCCGTCGCATCGTGTTCATGGCTTCCACCGAAGGTGGTGTGGACATCGAGAAAATCGCTAACGACACCCCTGAGAAGATTCTTAAGGCCACTATCGATCCGCTGGTAGGCGCTCAGCCTTTCCAGGGCCGTGACCTGGCTTTCCAACTGGGCCTTAAAGGCGACCAGATCAAGCAGTTCACCAACATCTTCGTTGGCTTGGCCAAGCTGTTCCAGGACTACGACCTGGCTCTGCTGGAAGTGAACCCGCTGGTTATCAAGGCTGACGGCAACCTGCATTGCCTCGATGCCAAGATCAACATCGATCCTAACGCTGTTTACCGCCAGCCAAAGCTGAAAGCTTTCCACGATCCATCGCAAGATGATCCGCGCGAAGCTCACGCTGCCAAGTTCGAACTGAACTACGTGGCGCTGGAAGGTAACATCGGTTGCATGGTCAACGGTGCTGGCTTGGCCATGGGCACCATGGACATCGTCAATCTGCATGGCGGCAAACCAGCCAACTTCCTCGACGTTGGCGGTGGCGCTACCAAAGAACGCGTAACTGAAGCGTTCAAGATCATTCTGTCCGACAGCAATGTCGCTGCAGTGTTGGTCAACATCTTCGGCGGCATCGTTCGTTGCGACATGATTGCCGAAGGCATCATCGGCGCAGTGAAAGAAGTTGGCGTGAAAATCCCGGTTGTTGTTCGCCTTGAAGGTAACAACGCTGAACTGGGCGCTAAAGTACTGGCAGAAAGCGGTTTGAACATCATCGCGGCTACCAGCCTGACCGACGCTG
- the sdhC gene encoding succinate dehydrogenase, cytochrome b556 subunit encodes MNSQRPVNLDLRTIKLPVTAYTSILHRISGVILFVGLAIMLYALGKSLGSEEGFGEVKACLTSVLAKLVIWGLLSALLYHLVAGIRHLIMDMGIGETLEGGKLGSKIVLAVSAVLIVLAGVWIW; translated from the coding sequence GTGAATAGCCAACGACCTGTAAACCTCGACCTAAGGACCATCAAACTCCCAGTCACTGCTTACACGTCCATTCTTCACCGTATTTCCGGTGTCATCCTCTTTGTCGGCCTTGCCATCATGCTTTATGCATTGGGCAAATCGCTGGGCTCTGAGGAAGGTTTCGGGGAAGTGAAGGCGTGTTTGACCAGTGTGCTAGCCAAGCTAGTAATTTGGGGCCTGCTGTCCGCCTTGCTGTATCACTTGGTGGCAGGTATTCGCCACTTGATCATGGACATGGGCATCGGTGAAACGCTGGAAGGCGGCAAACTGGGCTCGAAAATCGTTCTCGCCGTCTCCGCGGTGCTGATCGTTCTGGCGGGAGTATGGATATGGTAA
- the sdhD gene encoding succinate dehydrogenase, hydrophobic membrane anchor protein — MVTNVTNLSRSGLYDWMAQRVSAVVLAAYFIFLIGYLIANPGLGYAQWHALFANNAMRIFSLLAFVALGAHAWVGMWTIATDYLTPMALGKSATAVRFLFQAVCGIAMFAYFVWGVQILWGI; from the coding sequence ATGGTAACCAACGTCACTAACCTGTCGCGTTCGGGCCTCTATGACTGGATGGCGCAGCGCGTATCTGCGGTCGTGCTCGCGGCTTATTTCATATTCCTGATCGGGTACCTCATCGCGAACCCTGGCCTGGGGTACGCCCAATGGCACGCGCTGTTCGCTAACAACGCGATGCGTATCTTCAGTCTGCTGGCCTTTGTTGCTCTGGGCGCTCACGCCTGGGTTGGCATGTGGACCATCGCAACCGATTACCTGACGCCGATGGCGCTGGGCAAGTCCGCGACTGCAGTACGTTTCCTCTTCCAGGCTGTCTGCGGCATCGCGATGTTCGCTTACTTCGTCTGGGGTGTGCAGATTCTTTGGGGTATCTGA
- a CDS encoding 2-oxoglutarate dehydrogenase E1 component has product MQESVMQRMWNSAHLSGGNAAYVEELYELYLHDPNAVPEEWRTYFQKLPADGSTATDVSHSTIRDHFVLLAKNQRRAQPVSAGSVSSEHEKKQVEVLRLIQAYRMRGHQGAQLDPLGLWQRPAPADLSINHYGLTNADLDTTFRAGDLFIGKEETSLREILEALQQTYCRTIGSEFTHIVDSEQRNWFMQRLESVRGRPAFSADIQSHLLERVTAAEGLEKYLGTKYPGTKRFGLEGGESLIPMLDELIQRSGSYGTKEIVIGMAHRGRLNVLVNTFGKNPRDLFDEFEGKKKVELGSGDVKYHQGFSSNVMTAGGEVHLAMAFNPSHLEIVSPVVEGSVRARQDRRNDPTGDKVLPISIHGDAAFAGQGVVLETFQMSQTRGFKTGGTVHIVINNQVGFTISNPEDARSTEYATDVAKMIQAPILHVNGDDPEAVVFVTQLAIDYRMQFKRDVVIDLVCYRRRGHNEADEPSGTQPLMYQQIAKQRTTRELYAERLTLAGILDDARVQAKIDDYRNALDDGLHVVKSLVKEPNKELFVDWRPYLGHAWTARHDTRFDLKTLQELSAKLMELPEGFVVQRQVSKIYEDRQKMQVGGLPINWGYAETMAYATLAFEGHPIRMTGQDIGRGTFSHRHATLHNQKDGATYIPLQNLYKGQPRFDLYDSLLSEEAVLAFEYGYSTTEPNALVIWEAQFGDFANGAQVVIDQFITSGEHKWGRLCGLTMLLPHGYEGQGPEHSSARLERYLQLCAEHNIQVCVPTTPAQIYHLLRRQVIRPLRKPLIVLTPKSLLRHKLAISTLEDLAEGSFQTVIPEVDVQDPEKVGRLVLCSGKVYYDLLEKRRAEGRDDIAIVRIEQLYPFPEDDLIEVLGPYKNLKHIVWCQEEPMNQGAWYCSQHHMRRIISGHNKALVLEYAGRDASAAPACGYASMHAEQQAKLLQDAFTV; this is encoded by the coding sequence ATGCAAGAAAGCGTGATGCAGCGCATGTGGAACAGTGCCCACCTTTCCGGTGGTAACGCTGCCTATGTGGAAGAGCTCTACGAGCTCTACCTGCACGACCCTAACGCTGTGCCAGAAGAATGGCGCACCTACTTTCAGAAGTTGCCAGCTGACGGCAGCACTGCCACCGATGTTTCGCACTCGACAATCCGCGATCACTTTGTGTTGCTGGCCAAAAACCAGCGCCGCGCCCAACCGGTTTCCGCCGGTAGCGTGAGCAGCGAACACGAGAAGAAGCAGGTTGAAGTTTTGCGACTGATCCAGGCTTATCGGATGCGGGGCCATCAGGGCGCCCAACTCGATCCGCTGGGATTGTGGCAACGTCCTGCGCCAGCCGACTTGTCGATCAATCATTACGGTCTGACGAACGCTGATCTTGATACAACCTTCCGCGCCGGGGATTTGTTCATCGGCAAAGAGGAAACTAGCCTACGCGAAATTCTCGAAGCGTTGCAGCAGACATATTGCCGCACCATTGGCTCTGAATTTACCCATATTGTCGATTCCGAGCAGCGTAACTGGTTTATGCAGCGCCTCGAAAGCGTGCGCGGGCGTCCAGCGTTCTCCGCTGACATCCAAAGCCACTTGCTCGAGCGCGTGACTGCCGCTGAAGGCCTGGAAAAATACCTGGGTACCAAATACCCCGGCACCAAGCGTTTCGGTCTGGAAGGCGGCGAAAGCCTGATCCCGATGCTGGATGAGTTGATCCAGCGTTCGGGCTCTTACGGCACCAAAGAAATCGTGATCGGCATGGCCCACCGGGGACGTCTGAACGTCCTGGTCAACACCTTCGGCAAGAACCCGCGCGATTTGTTCGACGAGTTCGAAGGCAAGAAAAAGGTCGAGCTCGGTTCCGGTGACGTTAAATATCACCAGGGCTTTTCGTCCAACGTGATGACAGCCGGTGGCGAAGTCCACTTGGCGATGGCATTCAACCCGTCTCACCTGGAGATCGTTTCTCCTGTGGTAGAAGGGTCGGTGCGTGCACGTCAGGATCGTCGTAACGATCCGACCGGTGACAAGGTTCTGCCAATTTCCATCCACGGTGACGCTGCGTTCGCAGGTCAAGGCGTGGTCCTGGAAACCTTCCAGATGTCGCAGACTCGCGGCTTCAAGACGGGCGGCACGGTCCATATCGTCATCAACAACCAGGTTGGCTTCACCATCAGCAACCCGGAAGACGCGCGCTCCACTGAGTACGCAACCGACGTTGCCAAGATGATTCAGGCGCCGATTCTCCATGTGAATGGTGATGACCCTGAAGCCGTCGTGTTTGTGACCCAGTTGGCCATCGACTACCGCATGCAGTTCAAGCGTGACGTGGTGATCGATCTGGTCTGCTACCGTCGTCGTGGCCACAACGAAGCTGACGAACCAAGCGGTACCCAGCCGTTGATGTACCAGCAGATTGCCAAACAGCGCACCACTCGCGAGCTGTATGCCGAGCGCCTGACCCTGGCTGGTATTCTCGACGACGCGCGCGTGCAGGCAAAAATCGACGACTATCGCAATGCGCTGGACGACGGTCTGCATGTAGTAAAAAGCCTGGTCAAAGAGCCGAACAAAGAACTGTTCGTCGATTGGCGTCCATATCTGGGCCATGCCTGGACTGCTCGTCACGACACCCGTTTCGACTTGAAGACCTTGCAAGAACTGTCCGCCAAACTGATGGAGCTGCCAGAAGGCTTCGTGGTTCAGCGCCAGGTGTCGAAGATCTACGAAGATCGTCAGAAAATGCAAGTTGGCGGCCTGCCGATCAACTGGGGTTACGCCGAAACCATGGCGTACGCGACCCTGGCATTCGAAGGTCATCCGATTCGCATGACCGGTCAGGACATCGGCCGCGGTACGTTCTCGCACCGCCATGCGACGCTGCATAACCAGAAAGATGGCGCTACCTACATTCCTCTGCAGAATCTGTACAAAGGTCAGCCACGTTTCGACCTGTACGACTCCCTGCTGTCGGAAGAAGCGGTATTGGCGTTCGAATACGGTTATTCGACCACCGAGCCTAATGCACTGGTTATCTGGGAAGCCCAGTTCGGCGACTTCGCCAACGGTGCCCAAGTGGTTATTGACCAGTTCATCACCAGTGGCGAGCACAAGTGGGGCCGTCTGTGCGGTCTGACCATGCTGCTGCCGCACGGTTATGAAGGTCAGGGGCCAGAGCACTCGTCTGCGCGTCTGGAGCGTTACCTGCAATTGTGCGCCGAGCACAATATTCAGGTGTGCGTACCGACGACCCCGGCTCAGATCTACCACTTGTTGCGTCGTCAGGTCATTCGTCCGCTGCGTAAACCGCTGATTGTGCTGACGCCGAAGTCCCTGTTGCGCCACAAACTGGCAATTTCGACCCTGGAAGATCTGGCTGAAGGTTCGTTCCAGACTGTTATTCCAGAAGTCGACGTGCAGGATCCGGAAAAAGTAGGTCGCCTCGTGCTGTGTAGCGGCAAGGTCTACTACGACCTCCTGGAAAAACGCCGTGCCGAAGGTCGTGATGACATCGCCATCGTACGTATTGAGCAGCTGTACCCGTTCCCGGAAGACGACTTGATCGAAGTCCTGGGCCCGTACAAAAACCTCAAGCACATCGTCTGGTGTCAGGAAGAGCCAATGAACCAGGGCGCCTGGTACTGCAGCCAGCATCACATGCGTCGTATCATCAGCGGTCACAACAAGGCATTGGTCCTTGAGTACGCTGGTCGTGACGCCTCTGCGGCTCCTGCTTGTGGTTATGCATCAATGCACGCCGAGCAGCAGGCAAAACTGCTGCAAGATGCCTTCACTGTTTAA
- a CDS encoding succinate dehydrogenase iron-sulfur subunit, producing the protein MLQVSVYRYNPDQDAAPFMQEFKVNTNGKDLMVLDVLALIKEQDEGFSYRRSCREGVCGSDGMNINGKNGLACITPLSAVVKGNKLVVRPLPGLPVIRDLVVDMSIFYKQYEKVKPYLLNDTPAPAIERLQSPEEREKLDGLYECILCACCSTSCPSFWWNPDKFLGPAALLQAYRFLADSRDTHTQERLASLDDPFSVFRCRGIMNCVNVCPKGLNPTKAIGHVRSMLLQSGV; encoded by the coding sequence ATGTTGCAAGTCAGTGTTTATCGCTACAACCCGGATCAGGACGCTGCACCGTTCATGCAGGAATTCAAGGTCAATACCAACGGTAAAGACTTGATGGTTCTGGACGTGCTGGCCCTGATCAAAGAGCAGGACGAGGGTTTCTCCTATCGTCGCTCTTGCCGTGAAGGCGTGTGTGGCTCAGACGGCATGAACATCAACGGTAAAAACGGCCTGGCATGTATCACGCCGCTGTCTGCCGTGGTCAAGGGCAACAAGCTGGTGGTCCGTCCACTGCCTGGTTTGCCGGTTATTCGTGACCTGGTCGTCGATATGAGCATCTTCTATAAGCAGTACGAGAAGGTGAAGCCTTACCTGCTGAACGACACGCCGGCTCCGGCCATCGAGCGTCTGCAGTCGCCAGAAGAACGCGAGAAGCTGGACGGTTTGTACGAGTGCATTCTGTGCGCTTGCTGCTCGACTTCCTGCCCGTCCTTCTGGTGGAACCCTGACAAGTTTCTCGGTCCAGCTGCACTGCTGCAAGCCTACCGTTTCCTGGCTGACAGCCGTGACACTCATACCCAGGAACGTCTGGCTTCGCTGGATGACCCGTTCAGCGTTTTCCGCTGCCGCGGGATCATGAACTGCGTGAACGTGTGTCCGAAGGGCCTGAACCCAACCAAGGCTATCGGTCACGTTCGCAGCATGCTGCTGCAAAGCGGCGTCTGA
- the sdhA gene encoding succinate dehydrogenase flavoprotein subunit → MANINTLSFDAIIIGGGGAGMRAALQLAQGGHKTAVVTKVFPTRSHTVSAQGGITCAIASADPNDDWRWHMYDTVKGSDYIGDQDAIEYMCSVGPEAVFELEHMGLPFSRTEQGRIYQRPFGGQSKDFGKGGQAARTCAAADRTGHALLHTLYQANLKAGTVFLNEYYAVDLVKNQDGVFVGIIAICIETGETSYIRANATVLATGGAGRIYSSTTNALINTGDGIGMALRAGVPVQDIEMWQFHPTGIAGAGVLVTEGCRGEGGYLINKHGERFMERYAPNAKDLAGRDVVARSMVKEIIAGNGCGPDGDHVMLKLDHLGEEVLHSRLPGICELSKTFAHVDPVTDPVPVVPTCHYMMGGVATNIHGQAITQNAAGVDTIIPGLFAVGEVACVSVHGANRLGGNSLLDLVVFGRAAGIHLEQSLREGVEYRRATETDVDFALERLAGLNARTTGEDVASLRKELQSCMQNYFGVFRTGEYMQKGIAQLAGLRERIANVKINDKSQAFNTARIEALELQNLLEVAEATAIAAENRKESRGAHAREDFEDRDDVNWLCHTLYFPGEKRVAKRAVNFSPKTVPTFQPMIRTY, encoded by the coding sequence ATGGCTAACATTAATACGCTTTCTTTTGACGCTATCATCATTGGTGGCGGCGGCGCTGGCATGCGCGCAGCATTGCAGCTGGCCCAGGGCGGTCACAAGACCGCTGTAGTTACAAAGGTATTCCCGACTCGTTCCCATACCGTTTCTGCTCAGGGTGGCATTACCTGTGCCATCGCCTCCGCAGATCCAAACGATGACTGGCGCTGGCACATGTACGATACCGTCAAGGGCTCCGATTACATCGGTGACCAGGACGCTATCGAATACATGTGTTCCGTAGGCCCTGAAGCGGTCTTCGAACTTGAGCACATGGGTCTGCCGTTCTCCCGTACCGAGCAAGGCCGCATCTATCAGCGTCCATTTGGCGGTCAGTCAAAAGACTTTGGCAAGGGCGGTCAGGCTGCACGTACTTGCGCAGCTGCCGACCGTACCGGTCACGCGTTGTTGCACACTCTTTACCAAGCCAACCTGAAAGCCGGCACTGTATTCCTCAACGAATACTATGCAGTGGATCTGGTGAAAAACCAGGACGGCGTGTTCGTCGGTATCATCGCGATCTGCATCGAAACCGGTGAAACTTCGTACATCCGCGCAAACGCGACGGTACTGGCCACTGGCGGCGCTGGTCGCATCTACTCGTCGACCACCAACGCACTGATCAATACCGGTGACGGTATCGGCATGGCGCTGCGTGCAGGCGTGCCGGTTCAGGATATCGAGATGTGGCAGTTCCACCCAACCGGCATCGCCGGCGCAGGTGTACTGGTTACAGAAGGTTGCCGCGGTGAAGGTGGTTACCTGATCAACAAGCACGGCGAGCGTTTCATGGAGCGTTATGCTCCGAACGCCAAAGACCTTGCTGGTCGTGACGTGGTAGCACGCTCCATGGTTAAAGAGATCATCGCCGGTAACGGTTGTGGTCCAGATGGCGATCACGTAATGCTCAAGCTCGATCACCTGGGCGAAGAAGTGTTGCACAGCCGTCTGCCAGGTATCTGCGAATTGTCCAAGACATTCGCTCACGTCGATCCAGTGACCGATCCGGTTCCTGTGGTTCCGACATGCCACTACATGATGGGTGGTGTTGCCACCAACATTCATGGTCAGGCAATCACCCAGAACGCTGCTGGCGTTGACACCATCATTCCAGGTCTGTTCGCTGTCGGCGAAGTGGCTTGTGTATCGGTGCACGGGGCTAACCGTCTGGGCGGTAACTCGTTGCTCGACCTGGTGGTCTTCGGCCGCGCAGCCGGTATCCATCTGGAACAAAGCCTGCGTGAAGGTGTTGAATACCGCCGCGCAACTGAAACCGATGTTGACTTCGCACTCGAGCGCCTTGCTGGCTTGAACGCGCGGACCACCGGTGAAGACGTCGCTTCGCTGCGTAAAGAACTGCAAAGCTGCATGCAGAACTACTTTGGTGTGTTCCGTACTGGCGAATACATGCAGAAGGGTATTGCTCAGCTGGCAGGCCTGCGCGAGCGCATCGCCAACGTCAAGATCAACGACAAGAGCCAAGCGTTCAACACGGCTCGGATCGAAGCTCTGGAACTGCAAAACCTGCTGGAAGTTGCCGAAGCTACCGCGATTGCCGCAGAAAATCGTAAAGAGTCCCGTGGCGCTCATGCCCGTGAAGACTTTGAAGATCGCGATGACGTGAACTGGCTGTGCCACACCCTGTATTTCCCGGGTGAAAAACGCGTAGCCAAGCGTGCCGTGAACTTCTCGCCGAAGACTGTTCCGACTTTCCAGCCCATGATCCGCACTTATTAA
- the odhB gene encoding 2-oxoglutarate dehydrogenase complex dihydrolipoyllysine-residue succinyltransferase gives MAIEIKAPSFPESVADGTISKWHKQPGEAVKRDELLVDIETDKVVLEVLAEADGVLASIVKGEGETVLSNELIATLDAGATASAAPVAAAPAATAQAAAAPAAAAGDEDAIGAPAARKLAEENGINLNNVKGTGKDGRVTKEDVVAAIEAKKSAPAAAPAPAKVAAAAPVFSAGDRVEKRVPMTRLRAKVAERLVDAQSNMAMLTTFNEVNMKPVMDLRSKYKDLFEKSHNGVRLGFMSFFVKAATEALKRYPAVNASIDGTDIVYHGYSDVGVAVSSDRGLVVPVLRNAELMSLAEIEGGIANFGKKAKDGKLTMDDMTGGTFTISNGGTFGSLLSTPIVNPPQAAILGMHKIQERPMAVKGEVVILPMMYLALSYDHRLIDGKEAVTFLVTIKDLLEDPARLLLDI, from the coding sequence ATGGCTATCGAGATCAAAGCCCCCTCTTTCCCGGAATCAGTTGCCGATGGCACCATTTCCAAATGGCATAAACAGCCGGGCGAAGCGGTAAAGCGTGACGAGCTGCTGGTCGACATCGAGACTGACAAAGTTGTTCTCGAAGTGTTGGCTGAAGCTGACGGCGTGTTGGCATCGATCGTGAAGGGCGAGGGCGAGACTGTCCTGTCCAATGAACTGATCGCAACCCTGGATGCAGGCGCTACTGCCTCTGCTGCTCCAGTGGCTGCCGCTCCTGCTGCAACAGCCCAAGCAGCGGCGGCTCCAGCCGCTGCTGCTGGCGACGAAGATGCAATCGGTGCTCCAGCTGCGCGCAAGCTGGCTGAAGAAAACGGCATCAACCTGAACAACGTCAAAGGCACTGGTAAAGATGGTCGTGTGACCAAGGAAGACGTGGTCGCTGCGATTGAAGCGAAGAAATCCGCTCCAGCCGCTGCCCCTGCGCCTGCCAAAGTCGCTGCGGCTGCTCCAGTGTTCTCGGCCGGTGATCGGGTCGAGAAGCGCGTTCCTATGACCCGCCTGCGTGCCAAGGTTGCAGAGCGTCTGGTTGACGCTCAGTCGAACATGGCGATGCTGACTACGTTCAACGAAGTCAACATGAAGCCGGTCATGGACCTGCGTTCGAAGTACAAGGACCTGTTCGAGAAGTCGCACAACGGCGTACGTCTGGGCTTCATGTCGTTCTTCGTGAAAGCGGCCACAGAAGCGCTGAAGCGCTACCCTGCGGTCAATGCCTCGATCGACGGCACTGACATCGTTTACCACGGCTACTCCGACGTCGGTGTTGCCGTGTCCAGCGACCGTGGTCTGGTTGTGCCGGTGCTGCGTAACGCCGAACTGATGAGCCTGGCTGAAATCGAAGGCGGCATTGCCAACTTCGGCAAGAAAGCCAAAGACGGCAAGCTGACCATGGACGACATGACTGGCGGTACCTTCACCATCTCCAACGGTGGTACCTTCGGTTCGTTGCTGTCGACCCCGATCGTCAACCCGCCACAAGCCGCTATTCTGGGTATGCACAAAATCCAGGAGCGTCCAATGGCGGTCAAGGGTGAGGTCGTGATCCTGCCGATGATGTATCTGGCACTCTCGTATGACCACCGTTTGATCGACGGTAAAGAAGCAGTTACCTTCCTGGTTACCATCAAGGACTTGCTGGAAGACCCGGCTCGTCTGCTGCTGGATATCTGA
- the lpdA gene encoding dihydrolipoyl dehydrogenase, with protein sequence MTQKFDLVVIGAGPGGYVAAIKAAQLGLKTACIEKYQDKEGKLALGGTCLNVGCIPSKALLDSSWKFYEAKNGFKVHGISTSEVTMDVPAMVGRKSAIVKGLTGGVASLFKANGVISLQGHGKLLAGKKVELTRPDGTVEVIEAENVILASGSRPIDIPPAPVDNNIIVDSTGALEFQQVPKRLGVIGAGVIGLELGSVWARLGAQVTVLEALEKFIPAADEQVSKEALKTFTKQGLDIKLGARVTGSKVSGEEVVVTYTDATGEQTITFDKLIVAVGRRPVTTELLASDSGVTIDERGFIFVDDQCATSVPGVYAIGDVVRGLMLAHKASEEGIMVVERIKGHKAQINYDLIPSVIYTHPEIAWVGKTEQTLKAEGVEVNVGTFPFAASGRAMAANDTGGFVKVIADARTDRVLGVHVIGPGAAELVQQGAIAMEFGSSAEDIGMMVFSHPTLSEALHEAALAVNGGAIHIQNKKKR encoded by the coding sequence ATGACCCAGAAATTCGATTTGGTAGTGATTGGTGCTGGCCCTGGCGGCTATGTTGCCGCTATCAAGGCAGCGCAACTTGGTCTCAAGACTGCCTGCATCGAGAAATATCAGGACAAGGAGGGCAAACTGGCCCTTGGCGGTACTTGTCTGAACGTTGGCTGCATTCCTTCCAAGGCGCTGTTGGATAGCTCCTGGAAATTCTACGAAGCTAAAAACGGCTTCAAAGTCCACGGTATCTCGACGTCCGAAGTGACCATGGATGTACCCGCCATGGTTGGTCGTAAATCGGCCATCGTTAAAGGTCTGACTGGCGGCGTAGCCAGCCTGTTCAAAGCCAATGGTGTGATTTCCCTGCAGGGCCACGGCAAGCTGCTGGCCGGCAAGAAAGTCGAACTGACCCGCCCTGATGGCACGGTTGAAGTGATCGAAGCTGAAAACGTGATCCTCGCTTCTGGCTCGCGTCCAATCGACATTCCTCCTGCACCGGTCGATAACAACATTATCGTCGACTCCACCGGCGCCCTTGAATTCCAGCAAGTTCCGAAACGCCTGGGCGTGATCGGCGCTGGCGTGATCGGCCTTGAACTGGGTTCGGTCTGGGCTCGTCTGGGTGCACAAGTCACTGTCCTCGAAGCTCTGGAAAAATTCATTCCAGCGGCTGACGAGCAGGTTTCCAAAGAAGCCTTGAAGACCTTCACCAAACAAGGTCTGGACATCAAGCTTGGCGCACGCGTGACCGGTTCCAAGGTCAGCGGCGAAGAAGTTGTGGTGACCTACACTGACGCCACTGGCGAACAGACCATTACCTTCGACAAGCTGATTGTTGCTGTTGGCCGTCGTCCGGTGACTACTGAGTTGTTGGCTTCCGACAGCGGTGTGACCATCGACGAACGCGGCTTTATCTTCGTTGATGATCAGTGCGCTACCAGCGTTCCAGGCGTGTATGCCATTGGTGACGTGGTTCGTGGTCTGATGCTGGCGCACAAGGCCTCGGAAGAGGGCATCATGGTCGTTGAGCGTATCAAGGGCCACAAAGCCCAGATCAACTATGACCTGATTCCTTCGGTTATCTACACCCATCCGGAAATCGCATGGGTCGGTAAAACCGAGCAAACCTTGAAGGCTGAAGGCGTTGAAGTTAATGTTGGCACCTTTCCGTTTGCTGCCAGTGGCCGTGCCATGGCTGCAAACGATACCGGCGGCTTTGTAAAAGTTATCGCCGACGCCAGGACTGACCGCGTATTGGGCGTTCACGTTATTGGTCCAGGCGCAGCAGAGTTGGTACAGCAGGGCGCAATCGCTATGGAATTCGGCAGCAGTGCTGAAGATATCGGGATGATGGTTTTCTCTCACCCGACGTTGTCCGAAGCGTTGCATGAAGCAGCACTGGCAGTGAATGGTGGCGCCATCCACATCCAGAATAAAAAGAAACGTTAA